The following proteins are co-located in the Silene latifolia isolate original U9 population chromosome 1, ASM4854445v1, whole genome shotgun sequence genome:
- the LOC141608238 gene encoding uncharacterized protein LOC141608238: MATSSTPSTTSLGKDSWLRSVMDKCILKDDGSNFLEWESNIKSAALSDNVLTYLTDAPPIEPGARASSAVRTAYDDYVRMLNDIKNVLIWSISPKLKPSCISLNAYEIFTRMITMFSQTPKVRQYDAAARFFEAKLERGQKVGPHVLQMVEYVDILERLGCKIPKTLVVDRILHSLPTKFAHFRVHYNMNGMDKSYHEIHALLTQAERDMEASGSEKGDVLTMKLKNMSLGVKKGKGKQKSQFKKSSKKIDKGKGKAVVNDNPKAKSVKLSEAECFHCNGKGHYRRSCPKYLEDLKEGRVTPIGYKGRASTSKR, encoded by the exons atggcaacttcatcaactccatcgactacttcactaggcaaagattcatggctaaggtccgtaatggacaaatgtattttaaaagatgacggtagtaactttcttgaatgggaatccaacatcaaaagtgccgcgttgtccgacaatgtgctcacttacttaaccgatgctcctcctatcgagcccggtgcaagagcttcatcggcggtgcggaccgcctatgatgactatgtgaggatgttgaatgatatcaagaatgtgttgatatggtcaatatcgccaaagctcaagccatcatgcatttctttaaatgcttacgagatattcactcgtatgatcactatgttttcacaaacacctaaagtccgtcaatacgatgcggcggcacgcttctttgaagctaagcttgagaggggccaaaaggttggtccccatgtccttcaaatggtcgaatatgttgacatcctagagcgtctagggtgtaagattcctaaaactcttgtggtggatcgtatccttcactcacttcccaccaagtttgcccactttagggtacactacaacatgaatggtatggataagagttaccatgaaattcatgcactcctcacccaagcggagagggatatggaggctagtgggagtgaaaagggagatgttttaaccatgaagttaaagaacatgtctcttggagtcaagaaaggaaaagggaaacaaaagtcccaattcaagaaatcgtcaaagaaaattgacaagggaaaggggaaggccgttgtgaatgacaatcccaaggcaaaaagtgtcaagctctccgaggccgaatgtttccattgtaatgggaaggggcattataggaggagttgtcccaaatacttggaggatctcaaggaagggcgtgtgacgcctattg ggtataagggacgtgcaagcactagcaaaaggtga